The Thalassophryne amazonica chromosome 6, fThaAma1.1, whole genome shotgun sequence genome includes a region encoding these proteins:
- the prickle3 gene encoding prickle planar cell polarity protein 3 isoform X1 yields MFLRGSKKRRSNRSQEEEDPDQGQPCMRCGDKCPGFRVHGWRKICVHCKCVREEHAVRSVPGQLEKMMTKLVSDFQRHSISDDDSGCASEEYSWVPPGLKPEQVYQYFSCLPEDRVPYVNSPGERYRIKQLLHQLPAHDSEPRYCNSLEEGEKKELRQFSQQRKKENLGRGVVRLFPVTMTGAVCHQCSRQISGGDIAVFASRAGHGSCWHPQCFQCASCSELLVDLIYFYQDGQIYCGRHHAERLKPRCQACDEIILADECTEAEGRYWHMKHFCCFECEAALGGQRYIMRESRPYCCSCYESLYAEYCDTCGEHIAIDQGQMTYEGQHWHAVESCFCCAQCRLPLLGRPFLPRGGLIFCSRSCSLGDDPDNSDSCDSALQSRPPQQRHCWTREKQQQALCGSPLRPLEGNTPFINPSKNCIHSSVENRGDHCTIPKQNGVVTPSGHPHPRGSYSPLPHIHRANGFGSSWPSDIPHYSLMPADSGVTPPVSGPGFQGHLNGNIGDSVTSFTSRGTSTAKDCRNWVKTTNQAMQVSQKNSAPHVSHLIPPESPHLLPSNPSNLPPPPPTKSRDFITRNSPSPVLPDPDNRPCDSPPPLSRSGAARVSFREPISSSYSVEEEEDENEEEPQVGDEKQCDGDEMEQGLRGRLHQQKGVPPQIDLLDGSCYHQRNLRRSWTRGCRVPSGSPPQPGAERRSRRSQRDRPCLDALDWRGDKERDSLGAATAFKLTLQQGKHEDSCSTCSSSSDSEEEGFFLGKPIPLPPQLQRHQSDARKDREEEGEKEAQRNSGLRGSFRRRRASSLDAKDKDKNCAIS; encoded by the exons AAAGATCTGTGTGCACTGTAAGTGTGTACGAGAGGAGCATGCCGTGCGGTCTGTGCCGGGTCAGCTCGAAAAGATGATGACAAAGCTGGTGTCGGACTTCCAGAGGCACTCCATCTCTGACGATGACTCTGGCTGTGCCTCTGAGGAGTACTCCTGGGTCCCACCGGGGCTGAAGCCTGAGCAG GTCTATCAGTATTTTAGCTGCTTACCTGAGGATCGAGTGCCTTATGTGAACAGTCCAGGGGAGAGATACCGCATCAAACAGCTGCTGCATCAGCTCCCAGCCCATGACAGCGAG ccCCGTTACTGTAACTCTCTGGAAGAAGGGGAGAAGAAGGAGTTGCGCCAATTCAGCCAGCAGAGAAAAAAGGAAAACTTGGGGAGAGGCGTTGTCAGACTTTTCCCAGTAACTATGACGGGAGCTGTCTGCCACCAA TGTAGCAGACAGATCAGCGGCGGAGACATTGCTGTTTTCGCCAGCCGGGCAGGACATGGCAGCTGTTGGCACCCTCAGTGTTTCCAGTGCGCCTCCTGCAGTGAGCTGCTGGTTGATCTGATCTACTTCTACCAGGACGGGCAGATCTACTGCGGCCGGCACCACGCTGAGCGGCTCAAACCCCGCTGCCAGGCCTGTGATGAG ATTATTCTAGCAGATGAATGTACAGAGGCAGAAGGAAGATACTGGCACATGAAGCACTTCTGTTGTTTTGAGTGTGAGGCTGCTTTGGGCGGCCAGAGATACATCATGAGAGAGAGTCGGCCGTACTGTTGCTCCTGCTACGAGTCCCTGTATGCAGAATACTGCGACACCTGCGGAGAACATATCG CTATCGACCAGGGCCAGATGACATACGAGGGTCAGCACTGGCATGCTGTGGAGTCTTGCTTCTGCTGCGCCCAGTGTCGGCTGCCGTTGCTGGGACGTCCCTTCCTCCCTCGAGGGGGACTTATCTTCTGCTCCAGATCCTGTTCTCTGGGTGACGACCCCGATAACTCCGACTCCTGTGACTCTGCGCTACAGAGTAGACCACCCCAACAGAGACATTGTTGGACCAGAGAGAAACAGCAACAGGCACTGTGTGGTTCTCCACTGCGACCACTAGAGGGCAACACTCCTTTTATAAATCCTTCAAAAAACTGCATTCATAGTTCTGTGGAAAACAGAG GTGACCACTGCACTATTCCAAAACAAAATGGAGTTGTAACACCTAGTGGTCATCCCCATCCAAGAGGTTCCTACTCACCACTTCCGCACATTCATCGAGCAAATGGTTTTGGATCTTCCTGGCCCAGTGACATTCCACATTATAGTTTAATGCCAGCAGACAGTGGTGTCACACCTCCAGTTAGTGGTCCCGGATTCCAGGGACACCTCAATGGAAACATTGGAGACTCTGTAACTAGCTTCACTTCAAGAGGAACCTCTACTGCTAAAGACTGCAGGAACTGGGTGAAAACAACAAATCAAGCGATGCAAG TGTCTCAGAAAAATTCAGCTCCACATGTCAGTCACCTCATTCCACCTGAATCACCTCACCTCCTGCCCAGCAACCCATCCAATCTCCCACCGCCTCCACCCACCAAGTCACGTGACTTCATAACTCGGAATTCACCGTCTCCAGTACTTCCCGATCCAGACAACAGACCCTGTGACTCGCCACCTCCATTGTCTCGCAGTGGGGCAGCCAGAGTCAGCTTCAGGGAACCAATCAGCAGCAGCTATTctgttgaagaagaagaagatgagaaTGAGGAGGAGCCTCAAGTGGGTGATGAAAAGCAGTGCGATGGAGATGAGATGGAACAAGGTTTAAGAGGCAGGTTACACCAACAGAAAGGCGTTCCTCCACAGATCGATCTACTGG ATGGATCCTGTTACCACCAACGTAATCTCCGGCGAAGTTGGACTCGAGGTTGTCGTGTCCCCTCTGGCTCTCCTCCCCAGCCTGGTGCAGAGAGGCGATCCCGACGCTCGCAACGCGACCGGCCTTGTTTAGACGCTCTGGACTGGCGAGGGGACAAAGAGAGGGACAGTCTAGGTGCTGCCACTGCCTTCAAGCTGACCCTTCAACAGGGCAAGCATGAAGACTCCTGTTCCACGTGTTCTTCATCCTCGGACTCGGAGGAGGAGGGCTTTTTCCTGGGCAAGCCCATTCCGCTTCCCCCACAGCTCCAAAGGCACCAGTCTGATGCcaggaaagacagagaggaagaaggagagaagGAAGCACAAAGAAACTCTGGTTTGAGAGGCAGCTTTCGACGGAGACGGGCCAGCAGTCTTGATGCAAAGGATAAAGATAAAAACTGTGCTATATCTTAA
- the prickle3 gene encoding prickle planar cell polarity protein 3 isoform X2, with translation MFLRGSKKRRSNRSQEEEDPDQGQPCMRCGDKCPGFRVHGWRKICVHCKCVREEHAVRSVPGQLEKMMTKLVSDFQRHSISDDDSGCASEEYSWVPPGLKPEQVYQYFSCLPEDRVPYVNSPGERYRIKQLLHQLPAHDSEPRYCNSLEEGEKKELRQFSQQRKKENLGRGVVRLFPVTMTGAVCHQCSRQISGGDIAVFASRAGHGSCWHPQCFQCASCSELLVDLIYFYQDGQIYCGRHHAERLKPRCQACDEIILADECTEAEGRYWHMKHFCCFECEAALGGQRYIMRESRPYCCSCYESLYAEYCDTCGEHIAIDQGQMTYEGQHWHAVESCFCCAQCRLPLLGRPFLPRGGLIFCSRSCSLGDDPDNSDSCDSALQSRPPQQRHCWTREKQQQALCGSPLRPLEGNTPFINPSKNCIHSSVENRGDHCTIPKQNGVVTPSGHPHPRGSYSPLPHIHRANGFGSSWPSDIPHYSLMPADSGVTPPVSGPGFQGHLNGNIGDSVTSFTSRGTSTAKDCRNWVKTTNQAMQAPHVSHLIPPESPHLLPSNPSNLPPPPPTKSRDFITRNSPSPVLPDPDNRPCDSPPPLSRSGAARVSFREPISSSYSVEEEEDENEEEPQVGDEKQCDGDEMEQGLRGRLHQQKGVPPQIDLLDGSCYHQRNLRRSWTRGCRVPSGSPPQPGAERRSRRSQRDRPCLDALDWRGDKERDSLGAATAFKLTLQQGKHEDSCSTCSSSSDSEEEGFFLGKPIPLPPQLQRHQSDARKDREEEGEKEAQRNSGLRGSFRRRRASSLDAKDKDKNCAIS, from the exons AAAGATCTGTGTGCACTGTAAGTGTGTACGAGAGGAGCATGCCGTGCGGTCTGTGCCGGGTCAGCTCGAAAAGATGATGACAAAGCTGGTGTCGGACTTCCAGAGGCACTCCATCTCTGACGATGACTCTGGCTGTGCCTCTGAGGAGTACTCCTGGGTCCCACCGGGGCTGAAGCCTGAGCAG GTCTATCAGTATTTTAGCTGCTTACCTGAGGATCGAGTGCCTTATGTGAACAGTCCAGGGGAGAGATACCGCATCAAACAGCTGCTGCATCAGCTCCCAGCCCATGACAGCGAG ccCCGTTACTGTAACTCTCTGGAAGAAGGGGAGAAGAAGGAGTTGCGCCAATTCAGCCAGCAGAGAAAAAAGGAAAACTTGGGGAGAGGCGTTGTCAGACTTTTCCCAGTAACTATGACGGGAGCTGTCTGCCACCAA TGTAGCAGACAGATCAGCGGCGGAGACATTGCTGTTTTCGCCAGCCGGGCAGGACATGGCAGCTGTTGGCACCCTCAGTGTTTCCAGTGCGCCTCCTGCAGTGAGCTGCTGGTTGATCTGATCTACTTCTACCAGGACGGGCAGATCTACTGCGGCCGGCACCACGCTGAGCGGCTCAAACCCCGCTGCCAGGCCTGTGATGAG ATTATTCTAGCAGATGAATGTACAGAGGCAGAAGGAAGATACTGGCACATGAAGCACTTCTGTTGTTTTGAGTGTGAGGCTGCTTTGGGCGGCCAGAGATACATCATGAGAGAGAGTCGGCCGTACTGTTGCTCCTGCTACGAGTCCCTGTATGCAGAATACTGCGACACCTGCGGAGAACATATCG CTATCGACCAGGGCCAGATGACATACGAGGGTCAGCACTGGCATGCTGTGGAGTCTTGCTTCTGCTGCGCCCAGTGTCGGCTGCCGTTGCTGGGACGTCCCTTCCTCCCTCGAGGGGGACTTATCTTCTGCTCCAGATCCTGTTCTCTGGGTGACGACCCCGATAACTCCGACTCCTGTGACTCTGCGCTACAGAGTAGACCACCCCAACAGAGACATTGTTGGACCAGAGAGAAACAGCAACAGGCACTGTGTGGTTCTCCACTGCGACCACTAGAGGGCAACACTCCTTTTATAAATCCTTCAAAAAACTGCATTCATAGTTCTGTGGAAAACAGAG GTGACCACTGCACTATTCCAAAACAAAATGGAGTTGTAACACCTAGTGGTCATCCCCATCCAAGAGGTTCCTACTCACCACTTCCGCACATTCATCGAGCAAATGGTTTTGGATCTTCCTGGCCCAGTGACATTCCACATTATAGTTTAATGCCAGCAGACAGTGGTGTCACACCTCCAGTTAGTGGTCCCGGATTCCAGGGACACCTCAATGGAAACATTGGAGACTCTGTAACTAGCTTCACTTCAAGAGGAACCTCTACTGCTAAAGACTGCAGGAACTGGGTGAAAACAACAAATCAAGCGATGCAAG CTCCACATGTCAGTCACCTCATTCCACCTGAATCACCTCACCTCCTGCCCAGCAACCCATCCAATCTCCCACCGCCTCCACCCACCAAGTCACGTGACTTCATAACTCGGAATTCACCGTCTCCAGTACTTCCCGATCCAGACAACAGACCCTGTGACTCGCCACCTCCATTGTCTCGCAGTGGGGCAGCCAGAGTCAGCTTCAGGGAACCAATCAGCAGCAGCTATTctgttgaagaagaagaagatgagaaTGAGGAGGAGCCTCAAGTGGGTGATGAAAAGCAGTGCGATGGAGATGAGATGGAACAAGGTTTAAGAGGCAGGTTACACCAACAGAAAGGCGTTCCTCCACAGATCGATCTACTGG ATGGATCCTGTTACCACCAACGTAATCTCCGGCGAAGTTGGACTCGAGGTTGTCGTGTCCCCTCTGGCTCTCCTCCCCAGCCTGGTGCAGAGAGGCGATCCCGACGCTCGCAACGCGACCGGCCTTGTTTAGACGCTCTGGACTGGCGAGGGGACAAAGAGAGGGACAGTCTAGGTGCTGCCACTGCCTTCAAGCTGACCCTTCAACAGGGCAAGCATGAAGACTCCTGTTCCACGTGTTCTTCATCCTCGGACTCGGAGGAGGAGGGCTTTTTCCTGGGCAAGCCCATTCCGCTTCCCCCACAGCTCCAAAGGCACCAGTCTGATGCcaggaaagacagagaggaagaaggagagaagGAAGCACAAAGAAACTCTGGTTTGAGAGGCAGCTTTCGACGGAGACGGGCCAGCAGTCTTGATGCAAAGGATAAAGATAAAAACTGTGCTATATCTTAA
- the fam110a gene encoding protein FAM110B: MPMETLQPPVKQPLRTAVAATPPRLKQKGPVGPEFYRHCPTSAGRPKQSAVERLEADKAKYVKSQVALSKQQPVRPPGLRKPLLKPDAAVQPTRKAPTPTKPKQEGVLLDLAHLSSLISGVSDVATVNTERSNKPDGAAAAAQQSPCTAPPAAQQKKERPCPPPRPDWSSPAKVRLKASVQAKVESTASSPTAVTVRRVDVKPQARPVRMPGRLPQYLRQPLQPITLQSQLPLRQTASHLRLFYPRNTPGPSPLRPVIAPPKCDAPLEATVSPSPPPLLLDFPPPSPAITRLSSSSARKRPSLTRSKSDMSDRYSRAGTELERFFNLCGLDPADLQELKGPGSDIVSLARFRSVSAPGSECAASDRGDEEDDEDNGNVTERVPYGVSVIERNARVIKWLYGIRQAKDSPGKTTNL, from the coding sequence ATGCCCATGGAGACGCTTCAGCCGCCAGTGAAACAACCACTGAGAACTGCTGTAGCTGCTACACCACCACGCCTGAAGCAGAAGGGGCCAGTGGGGCCAGAGTTCTACCGGCATTGCCCAACATCAGCAGGAAGACCAAAGCAGAGCGCGGTGGAAAGGCTGGAAGCAGACAAGGCCAAATATGTAAAGAGTCAGGTCGCTCTGTCCAAGCAGCAGCCGGTCAGGCCTCCTGGACTGCGGAAGCCTCTGCTAAAGCCTGATGCTGCAGTGCAACCCACCAGAAAGGCACCAACCCCAACAAAACCAAAGCAGGAAGGTGTTCTGTTGGATTTGGCGCACCTCAGCAGCCTGATTAGCGGTGTCAGCGATGTTGCTACTGTAAACACAGAGAGAAGCAATAAGCCTGACggtgctgcagctgctgcacaACAGTCTCCTTGCACGGCACCTCCTGCCGCCCAGCAGAAGAAGGAGAGGCCGTGTCCACCGCCTCGTCCTGACTGGTCCAGTCCAGCTAAGGTGAGGCTGAAAGCGTCTGTGCAGGCTAAAGTGGAGAGTACCGCCTCTTCTCCGACGGCAGTGACTGTACGCAGGGTGGATGTCAAGCCGCAGGCCCGTCCGGTGAGGATGCCGGGCAGACTGCCACAATACCTCCGCCAGCCGCTGCAGCCCATAACATTACAGTCCCAATTACCACTCCGCCAGACAGCGTCGCACCTACGATTATTTTACCCCAGAAATACACCAGGACCTTCTCCTCTGAGACCTGTTATTGCTCCACCTAAATGTGATGCTCCACTTGAGGCCACAGTTTCTCCTtcccctcctcctctcctccttgATTTCCCCCCACCTTCCCCAGCAATTACCCGCCTGTCTTCCTCAAGCGCCAGGAAACGCCCCTCTCTGACTCGGTCCAAGTCCGATATGAGTGACCGATACTCCCGAGCCGGAACAGAGCTTGAGCGTTTCTTTAACTTGTGCGGTTTGGACCCTGCCGACCTTCAGGAGTTGAAAGGACCTGGTTCTGACATTGTGTCGCTCGCCCGGTTCCGCAGCGTGAGCGCTCCGGGGTCAGAGTGTGCAGCCTCAGATAGAGGAGATGAAGAAGATGATGAGGATAACGGGAATGTCACAGAGCGTGTTCCCTACGGTGTTTCTGTCATTGAGAGGAATGCCAGAGTGATCAAATGGCTCTATGGAATTCGTCAGGCCAAGGACAGTCCCGGAAAAACCACGAACCTATAG